One Tripterygium wilfordii isolate XIE 37 chromosome 10, ASM1340144v1, whole genome shotgun sequence DNA segment encodes these proteins:
- the LOC120007187 gene encoding FRIGIDA-like protein 3 isoform X2, with protein sequence MDDNESVSMLMDSTTSKIQQLQKAFAELESQRAVTLNLKWKELEEHFRGLEKSLKRRFHELEDQEKEFETKTRRSREILKKREAAVGAKEQSSLEKLQGKRDAAVFAITNALDKHRKASYVETAVVTSDEQFEAPTAEEKDNMSSENSLEDPLSSEIGSMEVKCYPQLIKLCEEMDSEGLHQFISDNRKNLAALREEIPFALKAAANPAYLVLNSLKDFYPTEVPAIDGKKDSNLLGLRRTCIMLMECLSILSTYTDLVSVSDLISEAVKEQAKRIAEEWKPKLEALDLDASNGNSLEAHAFLQLMASFGIASHFDDKELSRLIPMISRRRQTADLCRYLGLSDKMPGVIEVLVNNGRQIDAVNLAFAFELTEKFSPVPLLKSYLKEARKTSSPSKPGNMSPSGQNEVNDRELTALKAVMKCIEEHKLEEQYPVDPLQKRVVQLEKAKADNKRVTEVVKPQPKRPRANGVGCGPRVTNVAAEMTFYPRVADRYPQYVYDRPYMYTAPADNHVPSLMGSATYGFSPNHGNYFGNGYQYQAPYLH encoded by the exons ATGGATGACAATGAATCAGTTTCCATGCTCATGGACTCTACAACCTCTAAGATACAGCAGCTTCAGAAAGCATTTGCTGAACTGGAAAGTCAGCGAGCCGTAACTCTTAATCTGAAATGGAAGGAACTAGAAGAACATTTCCGTGGGCTCGAGAAGTCCTTGAAGAGACGCTTTCATGAGTTGGAAGATCAAGAGAAGGAATTTGAAACTAAAACAAGGAGATCCCGGGAAATCTTGAAGAAGCGTGAAGCAGCTGTGGGGGCCAAGGAACAATCTTCACTGGAGAAGCTCCAAGGGAAGAGAGATGCTGCTGTCTTTGCTATTACTAATGCTCTGGACAAGCACAGGAAGGCATCATATGTGGAGACTGCTGTTGTTACTAGTGATGAACAATTTGAGGCCCCAACTGCTGAAGAGAAAGATAACATGTCTTCTGAGAACAGTTTAGAAGACCCCCTAAGTTCTGAAATTGGAAGCATGGAGGTGAAATGTTATCCACAGTTAATCAAACTATGTGAAGAAATGGACTCAGAAGGGCTCCACCAATTTATATCAGACAACCGTAAAAACCTTGCTGCTCTAAGAGAAGAAATTCCATTTGCATTGAAAGCTGCAGCAAACCCAGCCTATTTAGTGCTGAATTCCTTGAAGGATTTCTACCCAACAGAAGTACCAGCTATCGATGGGAAGAAGGATTCAAACCTATTGGGTCTCCGCCGAACCTGTATTATGTTAATGGAGTGCCTTAGCATTTTGTCAACATATACGGATCTTGTTTCTGTATCTGATTTAATATCTGAAGCGGTTAAGGAGCAGGCAAAGAGAATTGCTGAAGAATGGAAACCGAAGTTGGAAGCTCTTGATTTGGATGCTAGCAATGGGAACTCCTTGGAGGCTCATGCATTTTTGCAACTTATGGCCAGTTTTGGCATTGCCTCCCATTTTGACGACAAAGAATTATCCAGGCTAATACCGATGATCTCTCGTCGTCGTCAAACAGCTGATTTGTGTCGTTATCTTGGACTGTCAGACAAAATGCCGG GTGTAATTGAAGTGCTGGTAAATAATGGAAGGCAAATTGATGCAGTTAACCTGGCTTTTGCTTTTGAGCTTACAGAGAAGTTTTCACCTGTTCCATTGCTGAAATCCTATTTGAAAGAGGCAAGGAAAACTTCTTCACCCAGCAAGCCAGGAAACATGTCTCCTTCCGGACAG AATGAAGTCAATGATCGGGAACTGACTGCCCTTAAAGCTGTGATGAAATGCATTGAGGAGCATAAGCTCGAGGAGCAGTATCCTGTGGACCCACTCCAGAAACGGGTTGTTCAGCTGGAGAAGGCTAAGGCAGACAACAAAAGggtaactgaagttgttaagcCTCAACCCAAAAGACCTCGTGCTAATGGTGTAGGTTGTGGGCCTCGTGTCACTAATGTTGCCGCTGAGATGACATTCTACCCTAGAGTTGCTGACAGGTACCCACAATACGTGTATGACAGACCATACATGTACACCGCACCTGCTGACAACCATGTTCCCTCTCTCATGGGTTCTGCCACCTACGGTTTCTCTCCTAATCATGGCAATTACTTTGGAAATGGTTACCAGTATCAGGCCCCATATCTTCACTAG
- the LOC120007187 gene encoding FRIGIDA-like protein 3 isoform X1, protein MDCFGLTSSSPAMDDNESVSMLMDSTTSKIQQLQKAFAELESQRAVTLNLKWKELEEHFRGLEKSLKRRFHELEDQEKEFETKTRRSREILKKREAAVGAKEQSSLEKLQGKRDAAVFAITNALDKHRKASYVETAVVTSDEQFEAPTAEEKDNMSSENSLEDPLSSEIGSMEVKCYPQLIKLCEEMDSEGLHQFISDNRKNLAALREEIPFALKAAANPAYLVLNSLKDFYPTEVPAIDGKKDSNLLGLRRTCIMLMECLSILSTYTDLVSVSDLISEAVKEQAKRIAEEWKPKLEALDLDASNGNSLEAHAFLQLMASFGIASHFDDKELSRLIPMISRRRQTADLCRYLGLSDKMPGVIEVLVNNGRQIDAVNLAFAFELTEKFSPVPLLKSYLKEARKTSSPSKPGNMSPSGQNEVNDRELTALKAVMKCIEEHKLEEQYPVDPLQKRVVQLEKAKADNKRVTEVVKPQPKRPRANGVGCGPRVTNVAAEMTFYPRVADRYPQYVYDRPYMYTAPADNHVPSLMGSATYGFSPNHGNYFGNGYQYQAPYLH, encoded by the exons ATGGATTGTTTTGGTCTCACTTCTAG CTCTCCTGCCATGGATGACAATGAATCAGTTTCCATGCTCATGGACTCTACAACCTCTAAGATACAGCAGCTTCAGAAAGCATTTGCTGAACTGGAAAGTCAGCGAGCCGTAACTCTTAATCTGAAATGGAAGGAACTAGAAGAACATTTCCGTGGGCTCGAGAAGTCCTTGAAGAGACGCTTTCATGAGTTGGAAGATCAAGAGAAGGAATTTGAAACTAAAACAAGGAGATCCCGGGAAATCTTGAAGAAGCGTGAAGCAGCTGTGGGGGCCAAGGAACAATCTTCACTGGAGAAGCTCCAAGGGAAGAGAGATGCTGCTGTCTTTGCTATTACTAATGCTCTGGACAAGCACAGGAAGGCATCATATGTGGAGACTGCTGTTGTTACTAGTGATGAACAATTTGAGGCCCCAACTGCTGAAGAGAAAGATAACATGTCTTCTGAGAACAGTTTAGAAGACCCCCTAAGTTCTGAAATTGGAAGCATGGAGGTGAAATGTTATCCACAGTTAATCAAACTATGTGAAGAAATGGACTCAGAAGGGCTCCACCAATTTATATCAGACAACCGTAAAAACCTTGCTGCTCTAAGAGAAGAAATTCCATTTGCATTGAAAGCTGCAGCAAACCCAGCCTATTTAGTGCTGAATTCCTTGAAGGATTTCTACCCAACAGAAGTACCAGCTATCGATGGGAAGAAGGATTCAAACCTATTGGGTCTCCGCCGAACCTGTATTATGTTAATGGAGTGCCTTAGCATTTTGTCAACATATACGGATCTTGTTTCTGTATCTGATTTAATATCTGAAGCGGTTAAGGAGCAGGCAAAGAGAATTGCTGAAGAATGGAAACCGAAGTTGGAAGCTCTTGATTTGGATGCTAGCAATGGGAACTCCTTGGAGGCTCATGCATTTTTGCAACTTATGGCCAGTTTTGGCATTGCCTCCCATTTTGACGACAAAGAATTATCCAGGCTAATACCGATGATCTCTCGTCGTCGTCAAACAGCTGATTTGTGTCGTTATCTTGGACTGTCAGACAAAATGCCGG GTGTAATTGAAGTGCTGGTAAATAATGGAAGGCAAATTGATGCAGTTAACCTGGCTTTTGCTTTTGAGCTTACAGAGAAGTTTTCACCTGTTCCATTGCTGAAATCCTATTTGAAAGAGGCAAGGAAAACTTCTTCACCCAGCAAGCCAGGAAACATGTCTCCTTCCGGACAG AATGAAGTCAATGATCGGGAACTGACTGCCCTTAAAGCTGTGATGAAATGCATTGAGGAGCATAAGCTCGAGGAGCAGTATCCTGTGGACCCACTCCAGAAACGGGTTGTTCAGCTGGAGAAGGCTAAGGCAGACAACAAAAGggtaactgaagttgttaagcCTCAACCCAAAAGACCTCGTGCTAATGGTGTAGGTTGTGGGCCTCGTGTCACTAATGTTGCCGCTGAGATGACATTCTACCCTAGAGTTGCTGACAGGTACCCACAATACGTGTATGACAGACCATACATGTACACCGCACCTGCTGACAACCATGTTCCCTCTCTCATGGGTTCTGCCACCTACGGTTTCTCTCCTAATCATGGCAATTACTTTGGAAATGGTTACCAGTATCAGGCCCCATATCTTCACTAG
- the LOC120007509 gene encoding probably inactive leucine-rich repeat receptor-like protein kinase At5g48380: MLNNRIVGIFAGVSVWLLLSFSFSDGVESDINCLKSIKHTLEDPLKILDTSWDFNNNTEGFICRFTGVECWHPDESKVLNIRLSDMGLKGPFPLGIQNCTSLTGLDLSSNEINGSIPSNISKIINFVTTLDLSSNNFSGEIPSDLANCSYLNVLKLDRNKFSGQIPLELGLLGRLKEFSVANNLLSGQVPNFINASITADSYANNPGLCGKLLDPCPSVSKSSNTGIISGAAIGGVTVAAIGIGIGMLFYFRKVSMMKKKDDDPEGNKWARILKGTKGIKVSMFEKSISKMRLSDLMKATNNFSKDNIIGSGRTGTMYKAVLEDGSSLMVKRLQDSQHSEKEFVSEMATIGSVKNRNLVSLLGFCLAGRERLLVYEHMPNGTLHDCIHLVDDGSETTTGRAKMEWSVRLKIAIGAARGFAWLHHSCNPRIIHRNISSKCILLDANFEPRISDFGLARLMNPIDTHLSTFVNGEFGDLGYVAPEYARTLVATPKGDVFSFGTVLLELVTSEQPTHVSKALEEFKGSLVEWITHLSHNSQLHDAIDKFLVGKGVDSEVFQFLKVACSCVLPAPKERPTMYEIYQLLRAIGERYHFTTDDEILMMPSDSADAYATDHIELIVARDVKEQY; the protein is encoded by the exons ATGTTGAATAACAGGATTGTTGGGATTTTTGCCGGTGTCTCTGTTTGGTTGTTGCTTAGTTTTAGTTTCAGCGATGGTGTTGAGAGTGATATTAACTGCTTGAAGAGTATAAAACATACACTTGAAGACCCTCTTAAAATCTTGGATACTTCGTGGGACTTTAACAACAACACGGAAGGATTCATTTGTAGATTTACCGGGGTTGAGTGTTGGCATCCAGATGAAAGTAAGGTCCTGAATATCCGGCTTTCTGATATGGGACTCAAGGGCCCCTTTCCTCTTGGAATTCAGAACTGCACGAGCTTAACGGGTTTGGATCTTTCAAGCAATGAGATTAATGGAAGTATTCCGTCTAATATCtccaaaataattaattttgtgaCTACTCTGGATCTTTCATCCAATAATTTCTCAGGAGAGATCCCTTCTGATCTTGCAAATTGTTCATATTTGAATGTCCTTAAACTTGATCGTAATAAGTTCAGTGGTCAGATTCCACTGGAACTAGGCCTGCTTGGTCGTTTGAAGGAATTTAGTGTTGCAAACAATTTGTTGTCTGGGCAAGTTCCGAACTTTATCAATGCTAGCATTACTGCAGACAGTTATGCAAACAACCCAGGACTGTGTGGGAAATTATTGGATCCATGCCCGTCAGTTTCAAAGAGCAGTAACACAGGAATTATCTCTGGGGCAGCTATTGGTGGGGTGACTGTTGCAGCTATAGGTATAGGTATTGGCATGCTGTTCTATTTCCGTAAGGTGtcaatgatgaagaagaaggatgaTGATCCTGAAGGAAATAAATGGGCAAGAATTTTGAAGGGAACAAAAGGCATCAAG GTTTCCATGTTTGAGAAGTCAATTTCTAAAATGCGATTAAGTGATCTCATGAAGGCTACCAACAACTTCAGCAAAGACAATATCATTGGTTCAGGAAGAACAGGGACCATGTACAAAGCAGTGCTTGAAGATGGCTCTTCTCTTATGGTTAAGAGGTTGCAGGATTCTCAACACTCTGAAAAAGAATTTGTGTCTGAGATGGCTACTATAGGTAGTGTGAAGAACCGCAACTTGGTTTCCCTTTTAGGTTTTTGCCTGGCTGGTAGGGAGAGGCTTTTGGTTTATGAGCACATGCCAAATGGTACCCTGCATGATTGTATACATCTTGTGGATGATGGCAGTGAAACTACAACAGGCAGGGCCAAAATGGAATGGTCCGTGAGGCTCAAAATTGCAATTGGGGCAGCAAGGGGGTTCGCATGGCTTCACCACAGCTGCAATCCCCGTATAATCCACCGCAACATAAGCTCTAAGTGCATTTTACTAGATGCAAATTTTGAGCCCAGAATATCTGATTTTGGTCTTGCAAGGCTAATGAACCCAATTGATACACATCTGAGTACATTTGTGAATGGAGAATTTGGGGATTTGGGTTATGTTGCTCCGGAGTATGCACGAACTCTGGTGGCCACACCTAAAGGTGATGTTTTCAGTTTCGGGACTGTGCTTCTTGAGTTGGTGACGAGTGAGCAACCTACCCATGTGTCTAAAGCTCTTGAAGAGTTTAAGGGAAGTTTAGTTGAATGGATAACACATCTGTCACATAACTCTCAACTCCATGATGCCATTGACAAATTTTTGGTTGGAAAGGGTGTTGATAGTGAGGTTTTCCAATTTCTCAAAGTTGCTTGTAGTTGTGTGTTGCCAGCTCCCAAGGAGAGGCCTACAATGTATGAAATCTACCAGCTCTTAAGAGCTATTGGGGAACGATACCATTTTACCACTGATGATGAGATATTGATGATGCCTTCAGACTCTGCTGATGCCTATGCAACCGATCATATAGAACTTATCGTTGCCCGGGATGTTAAAGAGCAGTACTGA
- the LOC120007016 gene encoding UDP-glycosyltransferase 74G1-like isoform X1, translating to MEKHERACKPHVLVLPYPAQGHINPMLQFSKRLVSKGVKATLITTISISKFMPADPNSLIDVETISDGFDDGRSHDEDFLRSFKAVGSQTLTELIKKLKDSGVSINALIYDGFLPWALDAAKQFGVPGALFFTQSCAVNSIYFYVKSGKLPVPLSEPTVSVPGLPLLKASETPSFVSSYGSYPSWTDIVLNQFSNIDEADWVLLNTFYELEKQEVDWMAKLWRLGTVGPTLPSMYLDKRLEDDKDYGINLLNPNKTACMSWLHNKPTGSVVYVSFGSMAELGEEQMGEIAWGLKRSNCYFLWVVRALEQAKLPKNFIEETSDKGLVVPWCPQLEVLVHESIGCFVTHCGFNSVLEALCLGVAVVAVPQWTDQITNAKYVEDIWGTGIRTEADGNGIVKREEVEKCIKEVHEGETGKEMKKNAKKWKNLAKEAIDAGGSSEKNIDEFVAYLVSS from the exons atggagAAGCATGAGAGAGCCTGCAAACCTCATGTTCTGGTCCTCCCTTATCCTGCACAAGGCCATATCAACCCCATGTTACAATTCTCAAAACGTTTGGTCTCCAAAGGAGTCAAAGCCACTCTGATAACTACAATATCCATCTCCAAGTTCATGCCAGCAGATCCAAATAGCCTGATTGATGTTGAGACAATATCTGATGGCTTCGACGATGGGCGGAGCCACGATGAGGATTTTCTAAGAAGCTTCAAGGCTGTAGGCTCACAAACTCTGACAGAATTAATCAAGAAATTGAAGGATTCGGGGGTATCCATCAATGCACTTATTTATGATGGATTCTTGCCATGGGCACTTGATGCTGCAAAGCAGTTTGGGGTACCTGGAGCTCTGTTTTTCACCCAATCTTGTGCTGTTAACAGCATATATTTCTATGTCAAAAGTGGAAAACTTCCTGTACCCCTATCGGAGCCAACTGTTTCTGTCCCTGGTTTGCCTCTGCTTAAAGCTTCAGAGACACCATCTTTTGTTAGTTCTTATGGATCATATCCATCTTGGACTGATATAGTCCTCAATCAATTCTCCAACATTGATGAAGCAGATTGGGTTCTTCTCAATACTTTCTATGAATTGGAAAAACAG GAGGTAGATTGGATGGCTAAACTATGGAGGTTAGGGACAGTAGGACCAACACTTCCATCTATGTACTTGGACAAAAGGCTTGAAGATGACAAAGACTATGGCATCAATCTCTTGAACCCAAACAAAACTGCTTGCATGAGTTGGTTACACAACAAGCCAACTGGTTCAGTTGTCTATGTTTCCTTTGGCAGCATGGCAGAGCTAGGAGAAGAACAGATGGGAGAAATAGCTTGGGGATTGAAGAGAAGCAACTGTTACTTCTTATGGGTTGTTAGGGCACTAGAGCAAGCCAAGTTGCCTAAAAACTTCATAGAAGAAACCTCAGATAAGGGTTTGGTGGTGCCATGGTGCCCCCAGTTGGAAGTTTTAGTCCATGAGTCAATAGGTTGCTTTGTGACACACTGTGGATTCAACTCTGTTCTTGAAGCTTTGTGCTTGGGTGTTGCAGTGGTGGCAGTGCCACAATGGACTGACCAGATTACAAATGCCAAGTATGTGGAGGATATTTGGGGAACTGGGATTAGAACTGAAGCAGATGGGAATGGGATTGTGAAAAGAGAAGAGGTGGAGAAGTGTATAAAGGAAGTGCATGAGGGAGAGACAGGaaaagagatgaagaaaaatgCGAAGAAGTGGAAGAATTTGGCCAAAGAAGCCATTGATGCTGGTGGAAGCTCTGAGAAAAACATAGATGAATTTGTGGCTTATCTAGTCAGCTCTTAG
- the LOC120007016 gene encoding UDP-glycosyltransferase 74G1-like isoform X2: MEKHERACKPHVLVLPYPAQGHINPMLQFSKRLVSKGVKATLITTISISKFMPADPNSLIDVETISDGFDDGRSHDEDFLRSFKAVGSQTLTELIKKLKDSGVSINALIYDGFLPWALDAAKQFGVPGALFFTQSCAVNSIYFYVKSGKLPVPLSEPTVSVPGLPLLKASETPSFVSSYGSYPSWTDIVLNQFSNIDEADWVLLNTFYELEKQVDWMAKLWRLGTVGPTLPSMYLDKRLEDDKDYGINLLNPNKTACMSWLHNKPTGSVVYVSFGSMAELGEEQMGEIAWGLKRSNCYFLWVVRALEQAKLPKNFIEETSDKGLVVPWCPQLEVLVHESIGCFVTHCGFNSVLEALCLGVAVVAVPQWTDQITNAKYVEDIWGTGIRTEADGNGIVKREEVEKCIKEVHEGETGKEMKKNAKKWKNLAKEAIDAGGSSEKNIDEFVAYLVSS, from the exons atggagAAGCATGAGAGAGCCTGCAAACCTCATGTTCTGGTCCTCCCTTATCCTGCACAAGGCCATATCAACCCCATGTTACAATTCTCAAAACGTTTGGTCTCCAAAGGAGTCAAAGCCACTCTGATAACTACAATATCCATCTCCAAGTTCATGCCAGCAGATCCAAATAGCCTGATTGATGTTGAGACAATATCTGATGGCTTCGACGATGGGCGGAGCCACGATGAGGATTTTCTAAGAAGCTTCAAGGCTGTAGGCTCACAAACTCTGACAGAATTAATCAAGAAATTGAAGGATTCGGGGGTATCCATCAATGCACTTATTTATGATGGATTCTTGCCATGGGCACTTGATGCTGCAAAGCAGTTTGGGGTACCTGGAGCTCTGTTTTTCACCCAATCTTGTGCTGTTAACAGCATATATTTCTATGTCAAAAGTGGAAAACTTCCTGTACCCCTATCGGAGCCAACTGTTTCTGTCCCTGGTTTGCCTCTGCTTAAAGCTTCAGAGACACCATCTTTTGTTAGTTCTTATGGATCATATCCATCTTGGACTGATATAGTCCTCAATCAATTCTCCAACATTGATGAAGCAGATTGGGTTCTTCTCAATACTTTCTATGAATTGGAAAAACAG GTAGATTGGATGGCTAAACTATGGAGGTTAGGGACAGTAGGACCAACACTTCCATCTATGTACTTGGACAAAAGGCTTGAAGATGACAAAGACTATGGCATCAATCTCTTGAACCCAAACAAAACTGCTTGCATGAGTTGGTTACACAACAAGCCAACTGGTTCAGTTGTCTATGTTTCCTTTGGCAGCATGGCAGAGCTAGGAGAAGAACAGATGGGAGAAATAGCTTGGGGATTGAAGAGAAGCAACTGTTACTTCTTATGGGTTGTTAGGGCACTAGAGCAAGCCAAGTTGCCTAAAAACTTCATAGAAGAAACCTCAGATAAGGGTTTGGTGGTGCCATGGTGCCCCCAGTTGGAAGTTTTAGTCCATGAGTCAATAGGTTGCTTTGTGACACACTGTGGATTCAACTCTGTTCTTGAAGCTTTGTGCTTGGGTGTTGCAGTGGTGGCAGTGCCACAATGGACTGACCAGATTACAAATGCCAAGTATGTGGAGGATATTTGGGGAACTGGGATTAGAACTGAAGCAGATGGGAATGGGATTGTGAAAAGAGAAGAGGTGGAGAAGTGTATAAAGGAAGTGCATGAGGGAGAGACAGGaaaagagatgaagaaaaatgCGAAGAAGTGGAAGAATTTGGCCAAAGAAGCCATTGATGCTGGTGGAAGCTCTGAGAAAAACATAGATGAATTTGTGGCTTATCTAGTCAGCTCTTAG
- the LOC120007015 gene encoding L-type lectin-domain containing receptor kinase IX.1-like, with protein MSVIIYFFLLILVPHSIALSFDYPSLESSNPEIRCEGGATVVESAIQLTPNQVLTTGHARVVEPMHLWDKDTGSLADFTTNFSFTIDSLNNESNADGMAFFIASLNYRMPVDADGSGIGLVSGNEKFNSSANPFVAVEFDTFHNIWDQDNDHVGININSIRSMDSETWYSSPMDGKLMHAWITYNSTIKNLSVVFTGNKDGVFLQQELSYKIDLRDHLPEWVNVGFAAATGRFSELHLLHSWHFSSNLQINTPSPPATAMPSISPGERANCKKWYYIGGAALLVVVLILFLCICKNRNGRRFHIKNWFFQRINNLKREERSAADSSRDAEFQKLAGAQRIAYSELAHATNNFAAERKLGEGVSGVVYRGSLNGEDIAVKKFKRNSGQEIIDYESEAKVISQLRHRHLVKLIGWCHENDEYLLAYEFIPNGTLESHLFNRPSILSCENRYKICREIASSIHYLHEEYEQCVLHRDVKLSNIMLTADLEAKLGDFGLARFDGDESGSRNTALAGTLGYMAPEYFQTGTATKGSDVFSFGVVVLEIACRKRPIIPLTDGRQVPIREWVSELKQNGRLLEAADDRLRRNFDEDQMRRLLDVGLRCANPDYASRPSIREALESLPPFSSTLFWSALSGMIHNFTAKFGGSQSRNPGRHRDDSSQFASSASLARYAS; from the exons ATGTCTGTTATCATATACTTCTTTCTATTAATACTGGTCCCTCATTCCATTGCTCTGTCTTTCGACTATCCAAGTCTTGAGTCTAGTAATCCTGAAATAAGGTGCGAAGGTGGTGCTACTGTTGTAGAATCAGCCATCCAACTCACACCAAACCAAGTTTTGACTACAGGACATGCTAGAGTTGTAGAACCCATGCATCTCTGGGACAAGGACACCGGAAGTCTCGCAGACTTCACAACCAACTTCTCCTTCACCATCGATTCCTTGAACAATGAGTCAAACGCTGATGGAATGGCTTTCTTTATCGCTTCCCTTAATTACCGTATGCCTGTGGATGCAGATGGTTCTGGCATTGGTCTTGTGAGCGGGAACGAGAAATTCAACTCATCTGCTAATCCATTTGTTGCGGTGGAATTTGACACCTTTCATAATATATGGGATCAAGATAATGATCATGTGGGTATAAATATCAACTCTATAAGGTCCATGGACAGCGAGACATGGTATAGTAGTCCTATGGATGGGAAATTAATGCATGCTTGGATAACTTACAATTCTACTATTAAAAATCTAAGTGTTGTCTTCACTGGAAATAAAGATGGTGTGTTCTTACAGCAGGAGCTTTCTTATAAAATTGATCTTAGAGATCACCTGCCAGAGTGGGTTAATGTTGGCTTCGCTGCTGCAACAGGGAGGTTCTCTGAACTTCACCTTCTTCACTCTTGGCACTTCAGCTCAAATTTGCAAATCAACACTCCTTCACCTCCAGCAACTGCCATGCCTAGCATCAGTCCCGGTGAAAGAGCTAACTGCAAAAAATGGTATTACATTGGTGGTGCTGCTCTATTGGTGgttgttttaattttgtttctttgcatCTGCAAGAATAGAAATGGAAGAAGATTTCATATCAAGAATTGGTTCTTCCAACGGATTAATAACTTGAAGAGGGAAGAGAGATCAGCTGCTGATTCTTCGAGGGATGCTGAATTTCAAAAGCTTGCCGGTGCTCAGAGGATTGCATATTCAGAATTGGCTCATGCCACCAATAACTTTGCAGCAGAAAGGAAGCTTGGGGAGGGAGTATCTGGTGTTGTATATAGAGGCTCTTTGAATGGTGAGGATATTGCGGTTAAAAAGTTTAAAAGAAATTCAGGGCAGGAAATTATAGATTATGAATCTGAAGCCAAGGTAATTAGCCAGTTGAGGCATAGACATTTGGTGAAACTTATTGGCTGGTGTCACGAAAATGATGAATACTTGCTTGCTTATGAGTTCATACCTAATGGTACTCTTGAATCACATCTTTTCAATAGGCCAAGCATCTTATCATGCGAAAACAGATACAAGATCTGTAGAGAAATAGCCTCTTCTATACATTACTTACatgaagaatatgaacaatgCGTGTTGCATAGAGATGTTAAGCTAAGCAACATAATGTTGACAGCAGATCTAGAAGCAAAGTTGGGAGACTTTGGTTTGGCCAGATTTGATGGAGATGAAAGTGGCTCAAGAAATACGGCACTTGCTGGCACCTTAGGATATATGGCTCCTGAATATTTCCAAACGGGCACAGCCACCAAGGGCTCGGATGTCTTCAGCTTCGGAGTTGTGGTCTTGGAGATTGCTTGCAGAAAAAGGCCGATCATACCGCTTACTGACGGAAGACAG GTTCCCATAAGAGAATGGGTTTCAGAATTGAAACAAAACGGGCGGCTTCTGGAAGCAGCTGATGATCGTCTAAGAAGAAATTTTGATGAGGACCAAATGAGACGGTTGTTGGATGTGGGTCTCAGATGTGCAAATCCAGACTACGCTTCTCGACCATCAATAAGAGAAGCACTTGAATCGCTGCCACCCTTCTCGTCTACTTTATTCTGGTCTGCACTTTCGGGTATGATCCATAATTTTACTGCAAAATTTGGAGGAAGCCAAAGCAGAAATCCAGGTCGTCATCGTGATGATTCATCCCAGTTTGCCTCTTCAGCCTCCCTTGCCCGCTATGCTTCTTGA